ttaactatggtgctccgctaaaATACGAAAGGCTGAAAACCTGTATTGAAATAACTCAAGGTTAACAGGATACAAGCTAAAAATAAAAGCTGTCACCTTTAAGAAAGTTCTTGTGCACTTTCTAAACGAGAAAAATCGACTTAATGACTTGTGTACGCAGGTGCAAAATTCAGTATTGCTTCTGTGACAGAAGATGAAAGAGTTTGTAAATATCACAGCAAACATTAATCGCCAAGTTCGCCAGGTTGGCTGCAGTTATAACGTATACAACAATATATATCTCTGGTTTATCTAGTCCATAATCATAATCTTGTTTAGCATGCTGATGCCATAGACAAATGAAATATGCCTCAATCTATTTAATTAAATCCCTCTGTCGTTATATCGTTATCCAAACTACCGGTGTACATCAGAACACGATTCACTCACAACTAAATGCGCAAAGCAATTGTTAATAAAGTAAAGAAATGTAAAGGATAACTTTCGATCTACTGAACCTGAACAGAAAGCAGATACACGTAATGGCTCAGCTTCGAATTTACATCCCAAAAACTAACCACCATAACAAATGAAAAGTCTACCGATTAGTTCTTTCACCGCTCGTCTAACCCCCGCGAACTTCCAACAATAAAGAATTGGGTTTAATGACGAATTAACGTAAACCAAAGTTATTGCTAATGCCCTGGCTACGTAAAGTGATTGAGAGACTTCTCGCTGAGTGAAGAACGCATCAATTAGAGCAAATGGCAAATAGCAAGCACTTAATGTTACTTGCATCCACAAAGAACTTGACACTGCTTTCTTGTATCTCGCAATGTTTAGAGGAGCTGTGTGGATCTCTTGATGTGGACGTACATTGTAATGAGGCTGAATTTGATGCTGCCGAAGAGTGACAAAGATCTTTGTGTAGGAGTATGCTGTGATCACGATGCACAGTGAAATCACAACGTAACCAAACCAATAGGTTACCCTGCTGTTCCAAAAATACATAGCAGTGGATACAATGGGCACGATCCATATCACAGCCGCGGCCAAGAAAGATCGCTTCGAGGTTACAACTTGTCTGTAACTCAGACCCAACAACAACGTCAGTAGTCTGTCCAGGCTTATTGCCGTCACTGTCAACAACGAAACTGCCGACAAAGAATAGCCAAAAACATAACCTAAAACGGTCGTGTACTGGCAAATTTTCTCATGTTTGAG
The sequence above is a segment of the Montipora foliosa isolate CH-2021 chromosome 2, ASM3666993v2, whole genome shotgun sequence genome. Coding sequences within it:
- the LOC137990768 gene encoding adenosine receptor A3-like — translated: MTMTNVTEEWIASSSFDALFCKEELTTGLNGHLILFVVLNAFFSVTAFLGNAAILVALHKESSMYPASKVLFRCLAISDLFVGLVTEPTRVTHFLSVMLKHEKICQYTTVLGYVFGYSLSAVSLLTVTAISLDRLLTLLLGLSYRQVVTSKRSFLAAAVIWIVPIVSTAMYFWNSRVTYWFGYVVISLCIVITAYSYTKIFVTLRQHQIQPHYNVRPHQEIHTAPLNIARYKKAVSSSLWMQVTLSACYLPFALIDAFFTQREVSQSLYVARALAITLVYVNSSLNPILYCWKFAGVRRAVKELIGRLFICYGG